One genomic window of Candidatus Woesearchaeota archaeon includes the following:
- a CDS encoding type II secretion system F family protein, whose protein sequence is MKQKNPLKQKTNFLADFGKSLVPKKFRPNLRTYLAKAGHPDVPYSYFGILFFLGIGLTALIYFLSGFATELQNRQIILQGIFSFLFWVITATIIVTIIMAGYYFKTNMKIYKRTKELESNLPEYLVLVSTNLKGGLSFEKSLWNAIKPEFGILAEEMGIISKKVMTGQDLTDALLELAQKYESPTMRRTIDIILGEIQSGGQVAHVLDQIIENLRKTKIIQEEMAANTLLFTIFIAAIVTVISPLLFALAKVLLSILIQVSKQVAPAVAQSRGAGGFKIKEITLSLDAFRNFSLAALFIISTSASMILSIIQKGDIKAGLKYIPFFIAIAFTLYFIFSLALGSFFTLGF, encoded by the coding sequence ATGAAACAAAAAAACCCATTAAAACAAAAAACAAATTTCCTAGCAGACTTTGGAAAATCACTAGTTCCAAAAAAATTTAGACCAAATCTAAGAACATATTTAGCAAAAGCAGGACATCCAGACGTACCATATTCATACTTTGGAATATTATTCTTTTTAGGAATAGGACTAACAGCCCTAATATACTTCCTTTCAGGATTTGCAACCGAACTACAAAACAGACAAATAATACTACAAGGAATATTCTCATTCCTATTTTGGGTAATAACAGCAACAATAATTGTTACAATAATCATGGCAGGATACTACTTCAAAACCAACATGAAAATATACAAAAGAACAAAAGAACTAGAATCAAATCTCCCAGAATACTTAGTACTAGTAAGCACAAATCTAAAAGGAGGATTAAGCTTTGAAAAAAGTCTATGGAACGCAATAAAACCAGAATTTGGAATCTTAGCAGAAGAAATGGGCATAATAAGCAAAAAAGTAATGACAGGACAAGACTTAACAGATGCCCTTTTAGAACTAGCACAAAAATATGAATCCCCAACAATGAGAAGAACAATAGACATAATACTTGGAGAAATACAATCAGGAGGACAAGTAGCGCACGTACTAGACCAAATAATAGAAAATCTAAGAAAAACAAAAATAATACAAGAAGAAATGGCTGCAAACACACTACTATTCACAATATTTATAGCAGCAATAGTCACAGTAATAAGCCCACTGCTCTTCGCACTAGCAAAAGTGCTTTTGAGCATATTAATACAAGTAAGCAAACAAGTAGCACCTGCAGTAGCACAAAGCAGAGGAGCTGGAGGATTCAAAATAAAAGAAATAACCCTATCACTAGACGCATTTAGAAACTTTTCATTGGCAGCATTATTCATAATATCGACAAGTGCAAGCATGATACTTAGCATAATACAAAAAGGAGATATAAAAGCAGGACTAAAATACATACCCTTCTTCATAGCAATAGCATTCACACTATACTTCATATTCAGTTTAGCTCTAGGAAGCTTCTTCACACTAGGATTCTAA
- the tadA gene encoding Flp pilus assembly complex ATPase component TadA: MESPIRKKLLDKYTTTINNINIQIEIISEEEKAVPTYIVSITNISETTKLILEKIREEFISKLDLQELEQSNTNSNEPTLRDKFSKSIGKLIQKYFPDTDQKTKEMLINYLLEENLGLGKIDILLKDPHLEEIVINNHTEPVWVYHKKHGWLETNIKIMTEARIRHYATIIGRDVNKEITTLNPLMDAHLLNGDRVNATLIPISTKGNTITIRKFAEDPWTITKFIKMGTISIEAASLIWLGIQNELSMLIAGGTGSGKTSMLNVVSNFLPPNQRIISIEDTRELQLPKNLHWVPMETRLPNPEGKGGVTMLDLLVNSLRMRPDRIVVGEIRRKEEAQVLMEAMHTGHSVYATIHANNATETITRLTNPPIEIPKPMISSLSMILVQNRNRRTGKRRTLQIAEITPQGDPKTILQLNVMKDKLEQHEEPDTLYKTLSLYTGMTKQQIQEDLLKKQQILRWMINNNIENIDQIGKIMANYYLGRLKYTQKQTTK; encoded by the coding sequence ATGGAATCCCCAATAAGAAAAAAACTACTAGACAAATACACAACAACCATAAACAACATAAACATACAAATAGAAATAATAAGCGAAGAAGAAAAAGCAGTACCAACATACATAGTAAGCATAACAAACATATCAGAAACAACAAAACTAATACTAGAAAAAATAAGAGAAGAATTCATATCAAAACTAGATTTACAAGAACTAGAACAATCAAACACAAACTCAAACGAACCAACACTAAGAGATAAATTCTCAAAATCAATAGGAAAACTAATACAAAAATACTTCCCAGACACAGATCAAAAAACAAAAGAAATGCTAATAAACTACCTCCTAGAAGAAAACCTAGGACTAGGAAAAATAGATATCCTGTTAAAAGACCCACATTTAGAAGAAATAGTAATAAACAACCACACAGAACCAGTATGGGTATATCACAAAAAACACGGATGGCTTGAAACAAACATAAAAATAATGACTGAAGCAAGAATAAGACACTACGCAACAATAATAGGCAGAGATGTAAACAAAGAAATAACAACACTAAACCCCCTAATGGATGCACACCTACTAAACGGAGACAGAGTAAATGCAACACTAATACCAATAAGCACAAAAGGAAACACAATAACAATAAGAAAATTCGCAGAAGACCCATGGACAATAACCAAATTCATAAAAATGGGCACAATAAGCATAGAAGCCGCATCCCTAATATGGTTAGGAATACAAAACGAATTAAGCATGCTCATAGCAGGAGGAACAGGATCTGGAAAAACAAGCATGCTAAACGTAGTAAGCAACTTTCTACCACCAAATCAAAGAATCATAAGCATAGAAGACACAAGAGAACTACAACTACCAAAAAACCTCCACTGGGTACCAATGGAAACAAGATTACCAAACCCTGAAGGAAAAGGCGGAGTAACAATGCTAGACCTACTAGTAAACAGCCTAAGAATGAGACCTGATAGGATAGTTGTTGGAGAAATAAGAAGAAAAGAAGAAGCACAAGTACTAATGGAAGCAATGCACACAGGACACTCAGTATATGCAACAATACACGCAAACAACGCAACAGAAACAATAACAAGACTAACAAACCCACCAATAGAGATACCAAAACCAATGATCTCATCTCTATCAATGATTCTAGTACAAAACAGAAATAGACGAACAGGAAAAAGAAGAACACTGCAAATAGCAGAAATAACGCCCCAAGGAGACCCAAAAACAATATTGCAACTAAACGTAATGAAAGACAAACTAGAACAACATGAAGAACCAGACACACTATACAAAACACTCTCACTATACACAGGAATGACAAAACAACAAATACAAGAAGACCTACTAAAAAAACAACAAATACTACGATGGATGATAAACAACAACATAGAAAACATAGACCAAATAGGAAAAATAATGGCAAACTACTACCTAGGAAGACTTAAATACACCCAAAAACAAACAACAAAATGA
- a CDS encoding RNA-guided pseudouridylation complex pseudouridine synthase subunit Cbf5, whose protein sequence is MVLCELPFEARLRSVKVLIKSKSEANFDLGCLPSKRSVSDLLKSGILILDKPSGPTSHQAVDYVKRVLGIDKAGHSGTLDPGVTGVLPVALQQGTRITNALLSAGKEYVCLMHLHGDISKDVLLSLFDKFTGTITQLPPKKSAVKRQNRKRTIYYLDLIEFQGRDVLFKVGCQGGTYIRKLVHDMGEFLGFGAHMAELRRTKAGPFFENQVVTLQDLADAFHYYGMGDDSFLRKFLLPLEEGVRHLKKIWVHDSTINSCCHGAFLKVPGISKLDSDILRGDVVAVLSLKGELVLVGESLLDSSDLKNFDKGLAVKTSQVFMKPDVYNL, encoded by the coding sequence TTGGTTTTATGTGAGTTGCCTTTTGAGGCGAGGTTGAGAAGTGTTAAGGTTTTAATCAAATCTAAATCTGAAGCTAATTTTGATTTGGGTTGTTTGCCTAGTAAGAGAAGTGTTTCTGATTTGTTGAAATCGGGTATTTTGATTTTAGATAAGCCTAGCGGGCCTACTAGTCATCAAGCTGTGGATTATGTTAAGCGTGTTCTTGGGATTGATAAGGCGGGTCATTCGGGCACTTTAGATCCTGGGGTTACGGGGGTTTTGCCTGTGGCTTTACAGCAAGGTACTAGGATTACTAATGCTTTGTTGAGTGCTGGTAAAGAATATGTTTGTTTGATGCATTTGCACGGTGATATTTCTAAGGATGTTTTATTGTCTTTATTTGATAAATTTACTGGAACTATTACTCAGTTGCCTCCGAAGAAGTCTGCGGTTAAAAGGCAGAATAGAAAGAGAACTATTTATTATTTGGATTTGATTGAATTCCAAGGTAGGGACGTTTTATTTAAGGTAGGGTGTCAAGGAGGAACGTATATTAGGAAGTTGGTTCATGATATGGGGGAGTTTTTAGGGTTTGGGGCTCACATGGCTGAGCTTAGAAGGACTAAGGCGGGGCCTTTTTTTGAGAATCAGGTTGTTACTTTGCAGGATTTGGCTGATGCTTTTCATTATTATGGGATGGGTGATGATTCTTTTTTGAGAAAGTTTTTATTGCCTTTAGAGGAGGGTGTTAGGCATTTGAAGAAAATTTGGGTTCATGATTCAACTATTAATTCTTGTTGTCATGGTGCTTTTTTGAAGGTTCCTGGTATTTCAAAATTGGATTCTGATATTTTGAGAGGGGATGTTGTAGCTGTTCTTTCTTTGAAGGGCGAGTTAGTTTTGGTTGGAGAGTCTTTGTTGGATTCTTCTGATTTAAAAAATTTTGACAAAGGTTTGGCTGTTAAGACTTCTCAGGTTTTTATGAAGCCTGATGTTTATAACCTTTAA
- a CDS encoding winged helix-turn-helix domain-containing protein, with product MMKFTKITIIRASKPKEYNINELLQWFGGSLGLFNMRDKDRSCFRIFITLLKDLKSEEPGLSSDELANLTNLSRGTVVHHLNKLMEAGIVVVSRNVYVLKVDNLEELVDFVRKDVNSAFDSLKEIGGKLDSMLGLNKEV from the coding sequence ATGATGAAATTTACTAAGATAACTATAATTAGAGCGTCTAAGCCTAAGGAGTATAATATTAATGAGCTTTTGCAGTGGTTTGGAGGCAGTTTAGGTCTTTTTAATATGAGGGATAAGGATAGAAGTTGTTTTCGTATTTTTATTACTCTTTTAAAGGATTTGAAGTCTGAAGAACCGGGGCTTTCAAGTGATGAGTTGGCTAATTTGACTAATTTATCCAGAGGTACTGTTGTTCATCATTTGAATAAACTTATGGAGGCTGGTATTGTTGTGGTTAGTAGAAATGTTTATGTTTTGAAAGTTGATAATTTAGAAGAATTGGTAGATTTTGTTAGGAAAGATGTTAATAGTGCGTTTGATTCTTTGAAAGAAATTGGTGGTAAGTTAGATTCTATGCTTGGTCTAAATAAGGAGGTTTAA
- a CDS encoding type II secretion system F family protein — translation MSLADIIASKNPHLKKELKVARIEKTPTEIVKQSLQFATYTTFGFTFLLFLFFLKEGTELTWLLLIAPILYYLMYNFNMLKIKSSILKRKKEIDKDVLFAGRYLLVKLNSGQPLINALIDASKSYGVANKYFKEIVREIELGKPLENTLTEQAEYSPSEKFRKILFQISNALKIGIDVTEFLEATLDEIAQQQLIEINRYGKKLNSITLFYMLFAVVMPSLGITIIVIVLGLGGSPIDNNFFVSLLFLITCIQIMFLAVYKSIRPNINI, via the coding sequence ATGAGCTTAGCAGACATAATAGCATCAAAAAATCCGCATCTAAAAAAAGAATTAAAAGTTGCAAGAATAGAAAAAACACCTACAGAAATAGTTAAACAAAGCCTACAATTTGCAACATACACAACATTCGGATTCACATTCCTACTATTTCTATTCTTTCTAAAAGAAGGAACAGAACTAACATGGCTACTACTAATAGCCCCAATATTATACTACTTAATGTACAATTTCAACATGCTCAAAATAAAAAGCTCAATACTAAAAAGAAAAAAAGAAATTGACAAAGACGTATTATTCGCAGGAAGATACCTCCTAGTAAAACTAAACTCCGGACAACCCCTTATAAATGCTCTAATAGACGCATCAAAAAGTTATGGCGTAGCAAACAAATACTTTAAAGAAATAGTAAGAGAAATAGAACTTGGAAAACCCCTTGAAAACACACTAACAGAACAAGCAGAATACAGCCCATCAGAAAAATTCAGAAAAATACTCTTTCAAATAAGCAACGCACTAAAAATAGGAATAGACGTAACAGAATTCCTAGAAGCAACACTAGATGAAATAGCACAACAACAACTAATAGAAATAAACAGATACGGAAAAAAACTAAACTCCATAACACTATTTTATATGTTATTTGCAGTAGTAATGCCATCATTAGGAATCACAATAATAGTAATAGTATTAGGATTAGGAGGAAGCCCAATAGATAACAATTTTTTCGTAAGCTTACTATTCCTAATAACCTGCATCCAAATAATGTTCCTAGCAGTATACAAATCAATCAGACCAAACATAAACATATAA
- a CDS encoding GTP-binding protein, translating into MGKDDAKIKELEELIANSQYNKRTQKAIGQYKAQLAKLKEKDEARKSGGKGGDGYAVRKTGDGTVVLLGFPSVGKSTLLNSITDADSEVGSYAFTTLTCIPGILDYEHAKIQILDVPGVVRGAASGRGRGTEVFAVLRSADLILLLIDVNFPEHYDVLLREVYESGIRINQRRPDVKIKKTAKDGVKIGKTVRLTHLDDETITAVLKEFKIANADVVIRSNITVDQLIDCIEDNKFYTPAITILNKVDMVSLEKAKLIAKKVNADLLISGKNGAHLEDLKRLIFDKLNLIRIFMKEPGKAADMDIPLIVFKGYSVRDVCTKLHKDFVKNFKFCRVWGKSAKFDGQKLTLKHKLVDGDVLEIHLR; encoded by the coding sequence ATGGGTAAAGACGATGCTAAAATTAAGGAATTGGAGGAGTTGATTGCTAATTCTCAGTATAATAAGAGAACTCAAAAAGCTATAGGGCAGTATAAGGCTCAGCTTGCTAAGTTAAAAGAAAAGGATGAGGCTCGTAAGAGTGGTGGTAAGGGCGGCGATGGGTATGCTGTTCGTAAGACGGGTGATGGTACTGTTGTTTTGCTTGGATTTCCTAGCGTTGGCAAGAGCACTTTGTTAAATAGTATTACTGATGCTGATTCTGAGGTTGGTTCTTATGCGTTTACTACTTTGACTTGTATTCCTGGCATTTTGGATTATGAGCATGCCAAGATTCAGATTTTAGATGTTCCTGGAGTTGTTCGCGGAGCTGCTAGTGGTAGGGGTAGGGGTACTGAGGTTTTTGCGGTTTTACGTAGTGCGGATCTTATTTTGTTGCTAATAGATGTTAATTTCCCTGAACATTATGATGTTTTGTTAAGAGAGGTTTATGAGTCGGGTATTAGAATTAATCAGAGGCGACCTGATGTTAAGATTAAAAAAACTGCTAAGGATGGCGTAAAGATTGGTAAAACTGTTCGTTTGACTCATTTAGATGATGAGACTATTACTGCGGTTCTTAAAGAATTTAAGATTGCTAATGCGGATGTTGTTATTCGTTCTAATATTACTGTTGATCAATTGATTGATTGTATTGAGGATAATAAATTTTATACTCCTGCTATTACTATTTTGAATAAGGTGGATATGGTTTCTTTGGAAAAAGCCAAGTTGATTGCTAAGAAAGTTAATGCTGATTTATTGATTTCTGGTAAGAATGGGGCGCATTTGGAGGATTTAAAGAGGCTTATTTTTGATAAGTTGAATTTGATTAGAATTTTTATGAAAGAGCCTGGTAAAGCGGCGGATATGGATATTCCTTTGATTGTTTTTAAAGGTTATAGTGTTAGGGATGTGTGTACTAAATTGCATAAGGATTTTGTTAAGAATTTCAAGTTTTGCAGGGTTTGGGGGAAAAGTGCTAAGTTTGATGGTCAAAAATTGACTTTAAAGCATAAATTGGTTGATGGGGATGTTCTTGAGATTCATTTGAGATGA
- a CDS encoding winged helix-turn-helix domain-containing protein — translation MGQQEVYDFLCKNKGKWFTSREISDALGVSIGSVTMSLKKLRKTNIIKYKNTGKRNTYRYKVDS, via the coding sequence ATGGGTCAACAAGAAGTTTATGATTTTCTTTGTAAGAACAAAGGTAAGTGGTTTACTTCAAGGGAAATTAGTGATGCGTTGGGTGTGAGTATTGGTTCTGTTACGATGTCTTTAAAGAAGTTGAGAAAGACTAATATTATTAAGTATAAGAATACAGGGAAGCGTAATACTTACCGTTATAAAGTGGATTCCTAA
- a CDS encoding aminopeptidase, which produces MNDTTTKHNKTQQKIDLKLFKKIIIQNLNATNEKILIIGDKGYKNNTIATILTEAYTLAAKELNKNYETIYQNFKGRGDQADEILIKKLKEIPNKSILIINVSNRIGKLGNLGLSFRKYAKEKEHKFISSSSLGSIKNENLQLILNCLDIDYKEIEKQTNQLAKKLTNAKKIQITTKAGTNIEMNVEGIQAKTATGIYKNPGEGGNLPGSEAYIAPKTETINGIIIIDGSARLKDETILIKEPIKLQVTKGIIKVINNTPEAQKLKKTLQWAHNKSLHPENVWKIGELGIGLNKKAKIIGSTIIDEKTYNTCHFAIGSNNWFGGDIKSIIHLDQVIKNPTIKIDGKIIEP; this is translated from the coding sequence ATGAACGATACAACAACAAAACACAACAAAACACAACAAAAAATAGACTTAAAACTATTCAAAAAAATAATAATTCAGAATCTAAACGCAACAAACGAAAAAATACTAATAATAGGCGATAAAGGATACAAAAACAACACAATAGCCACAATACTAACAGAAGCATACACTCTAGCTGCAAAAGAACTAAATAAAAATTATGAAACAATATACCAAAATTTCAAAGGAAGAGGCGACCAAGCAGACGAAATACTAATAAAAAAATTAAAAGAAATACCAAACAAAAGCATCCTAATAATAAATGTATCAAACAGAATAGGAAAATTAGGAAACCTAGGACTAAGCTTTAGAAAATACGCAAAAGAAAAAGAACACAAATTCATATCAAGTAGCAGCTTAGGATCAATAAAAAACGAAAATCTACAACTAATACTAAACTGCTTAGACATAGACTACAAAGAAATAGAAAAACAAACCAACCAACTAGCCAAAAAACTAACAAACGCAAAAAAAATACAAATAACAACAAAAGCAGGAACAAACATAGAAATGAACGTAGAAGGAATACAAGCAAAAACAGCAACAGGAATATACAAAAACCCAGGAGAAGGAGGAAATCTACCAGGAAGCGAAGCATATATAGCACCAAAAACAGAAACCATAAACGGAATCATAATAATAGATGGAAGCGCAAGACTAAAAGATGAAACAATACTAATAAAAGAACCCATAAAACTGCAAGTAACAAAAGGAATAATCAAAGTAATAAACAACACACCAGAAGCACAAAAACTTAAAAAAACACTCCAATGGGCACATAACAAATCACTACATCCTGAAAATGTCTGGAAAATTGGAGAACTAGGAATAGGATTAAACAAAAAAGCAAAAATAATAGGTTCCACAATAATAGATGAAAAAACATACAACACATGCCACTTCGCAATAGGAAGCAACAATTGGTTCGGAGGAGACATAAAAAGCATAATACATCTAGACCAAGTAATAAAAAATCCAACCATCAAAATAGACGGAAAAATAATAGAACCATGA